One Burkholderia gladioli genomic window, AAACTTGCCCTCGGTGGGCATGAATCGACCGAACATGAATTTTCCGGGTGTTTGTCAAATGACTGTCATAAAAAGCGGCGTCATTGTACCGTTTCCCGGAAATACGGATGAAGCGATCGCCTGGGCTGCGACGAGATACAACGCTTCGCGGCCCAGGGCTTTACAAGCGGGGCTTAGTCGCTCTGGAAATGCTGCGAACCGGCAAAGTTGTCGAACTTCGTGTAAGGCCCCAGGAACGTGAGCCGAACCGAGCCGATCGGGCCGTTACGCTGCTTGCCGATGATGATCTCGGCGGTGCCCTTGTCGGGGCTGTCCGGGTTGTACACTTCGTCGCGGTAGATGAACAGGATCACGTCCGCATCCTGTTCGATTGCGCCCGATTCGCGCAAGTCGGACATCACCGGGCGCTTGTTGGGCCGCTGCTCCAGGCCGCGATTGAGCTGCGAGAGCGCGATCACCGGCACGTCGAGTTCCTTGGCCAGGCTCTTCAGCGAACGCGAGATTTCGGAGATTTCCGTGGCCCGGTTCTCGCCCTGCGAGGAACCCGTCATCAGCTGCAGGTAGTCGACCACGATCAGGCCGAGCTTGCCGCATTGCCGCGCCAGGCGTCGCGCGCGCGAGCGCAGCTCCATCGGGTTCAGGCCACCGGTCTCGTCGATGAAGAGCTGCGCCTCGCTCATCTTCTGCACCGCGTGCGTGAGTTTCGGCCAATCCTCATCGGTCAGCCGCCCGGTGCGCATGCGATGCTGGTCGAGCCGCCCGACCGAGCCGAGCATACGCATCACCAGTTGGCTGCCCGGCATTTCCATCGAGAACACCGCCACCGGCAGGCCGTATTCGACGGCCACGTATTCGCCGATGTTCATCGAGAAGGCGGTGTTGTGCGTGACGACGTAGTCGTCGGTGATATACAGCCGGGTCGGATGCGAGACCGAGATGCACTGCGTTTGCGTGACGCGGGTCGGCTCGATCGAGACGATCACCGGCATCTTGCGCCGCGTGCGACCTGCCGCCACGCGCTCGCGCTTGCCCTCGAACAGGAACAGGCTCTGCGGATCGGGGTGGCTGATGGTGCAGACATAGGCCGTCACGCCGTCGCGACGCTCGCCCTGGCAGGTATAGGCGGCCGCCTTCTCGCCGATCGAGCACCAGGCGCCGAGCGAGCGCGCCAGTTCGCAGACGTCGCGCGCCAGTTGCGGGCTCGCCGTCGAATAACGGACCGTGCCCCAGGACTCGACCCAGCCGTCGGTATCGAGCAAGCCGCGCAGCAGGTCCAGGCGCACCGATTTCTCGGCGTCCAGGTAGGCGCGCGGAATGAACTTTTCATGGCTCGTGCAGCCCCAGAGGCCCAGCGCCTCGAGCGCCTCCTCGAGCGGATTGACGGGCGGCCGCTCGATCTCGCCGCCGGCTGCCCGGCGCTTGATGCGCCAATCGTATTGACCGCCGTGCTCGAGTTCGAGGCAGGCGTCGACGCGC contains:
- the dnaB gene encoding replicative DNA helicase, with the protein product MNAPQDPQLESLKVPPHSVEAEQSVLGGLLLDNAAWDRIADFLSQQDFYRYDHRLIYEHIGRLIAGTRPADVVTVYEALVTAGKADDVGGLAYLNALAQNTPSAANIRRYAEIVRDRAVLRRLVSVADEISADAFNPQGKEIRQLLDEAESKVFSIAEDGARGTQGFLEIGPLLTQVVERIDTLYHTANPSDVTGTPTGFVDLDRMTSGMHGGELIIVAGRPSMGKAQPLDARVKTLTGWKAMGELRVGDMLASIDGRPSFVTGRYPQGERQVHRVRFSDGRSTECCDEHLWRVHYRGWDKPRVLNTAEIRTLLTRERYRNRLWIDLHEGEFGRAEPLPVDGWVLGALLGDGAPGGTAVRFSVKAEATLARMRERVDACLELEHGGQYDWRIKRRAAGGEIERPPVNPLEEALEALGLWGCTSHEKFIPRAYLDAEKSVRLDLLRGLLDTDGWVESWGTVRYSTASPQLARDVCELARSLGAWCSIGEKAAAYTCQGERRDGVTAYVCTISHPDPQSLFLFEGKRERVAAGRTRRKMPVIVSIEPTRVTQTQCISVSHPTRLYITDDYVVTHNTAFSMNIGEYVAVEYGLPVAVFSMEMPGSQLVMRMLGSVGRLDQHRMRTGRLTDEDWPKLTHAVQKMSEAQLFIDETGGLNPMELRSRARRLARQCGKLGLIVVDYLQLMTGSSQGENRATEISEISRSLKSLAKELDVPVIALSQLNRGLEQRPNKRPVMSDLRESGAIEQDADVILFIYRDEVYNPDSPDKGTAEIIIGKQRNGPIGSVRLTFLGPYTKFDNFAGSQHFQSD